Proteins encoded together in one Planctomyces sp. SH-PL14 window:
- a CDS encoding PmoA family protein, protein MAAAAALPRCECVPLPGHQVSLRIDGRERCRWHHGAEYPRPFFWPLVAPRSDESLTRIGHPGAPNHDHHRSVWFAHAKVQGVDFWSENTKARIEQKEWLLYEDADDEAAMAVRLEWRDGHDAAPLLTQDLIATLRPQEDDEYVLDLETVFTPRSPDLEFQQSNFGVLAVRVARSLSAHFGSGTLSSSEGKTGEPEIFGQPARWVDYSGPIRQRDTRDAIEAGVTYFSHPSNGASFPQWHVRADGWMGCSLTYEAPRTIRRESPLHLRYLLYVHGGKGDPDRAARVWDEWTRRPARRVVKSMQPHRMFELQPVPTA, encoded by the coding sequence ATGGCCGCCGCCGCTGCACTTCCGCGCTGCGAATGCGTTCCGCTCCCCGGGCATCAGGTGTCCCTCCGGATCGATGGTCGCGAGCGCTGCCGCTGGCACCACGGAGCCGAATACCCGCGCCCGTTCTTCTGGCCCCTCGTCGCCCCGCGCTCCGATGAATCGCTCACGCGCATCGGACACCCCGGCGCCCCCAATCACGATCACCATCGTTCCGTCTGGTTCGCGCACGCCAAGGTCCAGGGGGTCGACTTCTGGAGCGAGAACACCAAGGCCCGCATCGAGCAGAAGGAATGGCTCCTCTACGAGGACGCCGATGACGAAGCCGCCATGGCTGTCCGGCTCGAATGGCGCGATGGCCATGATGCCGCGCCGCTCCTTACGCAGGACCTCATCGCCACCCTCCGTCCGCAAGAGGACGACGAATACGTTCTCGACCTGGAAACGGTCTTCACCCCTCGTTCACCGGACCTAGAATTCCAGCAGTCCAACTTTGGCGTGCTGGCGGTGCGAGTCGCCCGCAGCCTGTCGGCTCACTTCGGTAGCGGAACGCTCTCGAGCAGTGAGGGGAAGACGGGGGAGCCGGAGATCTTTGGTCAGCCTGCGCGCTGGGTCGACTACTCCGGTCCGATTCGCCAACGAGACACCCGCGATGCGATCGAAGCGGGGGTCACTTACTTTTCGCACCCCTCGAACGGAGCGAGCTTTCCGCAGTGGCATGTCCGCGCGGACGGCTGGATGGGATGCTCGCTGACGTACGAGGCCCCGCGGACGATCCGCCGGGAGTCTCCGCTGCACCTGCGGTATCTGCTGTACGTGCATGGCGGGAAAGGCGATCCCGACCGGGCCGCCCGCGTGTGGGACGAGTGGACCAGGCGTCCGGCCCGCCGGGTGGTGAAGTCCATGCAGCCGCACCGGATGTTCGAGCTCCAACCGGTCCCAACGGCGTAA
- a CDS encoding DUF1501 domain-containing protein produces the protein MLNIFGRRVGMCDGLSRRAFLKIGGLAMGGMALPDMLRAEEAAGTNGAGKGIIMVFLPGGPPHQDMWDIKVDAPVDIKGPFNPIHTKVPGVEICELFPRMASCSDKVAYIRSVVGATGNHYAHQCLTGHDDRNQPPGGWPALGSVLSKVYGPKNASLPSYVGLSPKMGHMPWADNGSPGFLGVSHAPFSPHGEGKDDMTLQGLTLDRLGDRRQVLASLDRFRRDADNSGMMEGVDAFHQQAFGILTSSKLADALDIEKEDKSLRDRYGRGFNQLKDDGGPRLLDNFLTARRLIEAGVRCVSLSFSRWDWHNDNFKQASEEMPMLDQALSALLEDLEYRGLFKDVTVIVWGEFGRTPKINAQGGRDHWPQVSCALMAGGGIRGGQVVGATNRLGEFASERPVHFQEIFATLYKTQGIDIDRVTLPDLQGRPRFLVEHEKYAPIKELL, from the coding sequence ATGTTGAATATTTTTGGCCGTCGTGTCGGCATGTGTGACGGACTTTCCCGCCGCGCGTTCCTGAAGATCGGCGGACTGGCGATGGGCGGAATGGCCCTGCCCGACATGCTCCGCGCAGAAGAAGCGGCCGGGACCAATGGTGCCGGCAAGGGGATCATCATGGTCTTCCTGCCCGGGGGACCGCCGCACCAGGACATGTGGGACATCAAGGTCGATGCCCCGGTCGACATCAAGGGGCCGTTCAACCCGATCCACACCAAGGTCCCCGGGGTCGAGATCTGCGAACTCTTCCCCCGCATGGCCTCCTGCTCGGACAAGGTCGCCTACATCCGCTCGGTCGTCGGCGCGACCGGGAACCACTACGCCCACCAGTGCCTGACCGGTCATGACGACCGCAACCAGCCGCCTGGTGGCTGGCCGGCGCTCGGCTCGGTCCTCTCGAAGGTGTACGGCCCCAAGAACGCTTCGCTGCCGTCGTACGTTGGCCTGTCCCCGAAGATGGGGCACATGCCCTGGGCGGACAACGGCAGCCCAGGCTTCCTCGGCGTGTCGCATGCTCCCTTCTCTCCGCATGGCGAAGGGAAGGACGACATGACCCTGCAGGGGCTGACGCTGGACCGGCTCGGCGACCGGCGGCAGGTGCTGGCGTCGCTGGACCGTTTCCGCCGCGATGCGGACAACAGCGGGATGATGGAGGGGGTGGACGCGTTCCATCAGCAGGCCTTCGGGATCCTGACCTCCAGCAAGCTGGCCGATGCCCTGGACATCGAGAAGGAAGACAAGAGCCTGCGCGATCGGTACGGCCGTGGGTTCAATCAGCTCAAGGATGACGGCGGGCCGCGGCTGCTCGACAACTTCCTGACGGCCCGGCGGCTGATCGAAGCCGGCGTGCGGTGCGTGTCGCTGTCGTTCAGCCGGTGGGACTGGCACAACGACAACTTCAAGCAGGCGAGCGAGGAGATGCCGATGCTCGACCAGGCGCTGAGCGCCCTGCTCGAGGATCTGGAGTATCGCGGTCTGTTCAAGGACGTGACGGTCATTGTCTGGGGTGAGTTCGGCCGGACGCCGAAGATCAACGCTCAGGGTGGCCGCGATCACTGGCCGCAGGTTTCCTGCGCCCTGATGGCAGGCGGTGGGATTCGTGGCGGTCAGGTGGTGGGGGCGACGAACCGGCTGGGTGAGTTTGCCTCGGAGCGTCCGGTCCACTTCCAGGAGATTTTTGCGACGCTCTACAAGACGCAGGGGATCGACATTGACCGGGTGACGCTGCCGGATCTGCAGGGTCGTCCGCGGTTCCTGGTGGAGCATGAGAAGTATGCTCCGATCAAAGAGTTGCTGTAG
- the ffh gene encoding signal recognition particle protein, translating into MFEGITSSLSDVFGNIVRGKLTEGNIREGMQKVRQALLEADVNYDVAKDFCDKVTEQAVGERVLKSFNPTEQIVSIVYQELCNLMGPVDHSIEMRRGEVTVLMMCGLQGAGKTTTCGKLAQMLRQHGAKPMLVAADLQRPAAIEQLKVIGQQLNIPVYAEEPGKSNPVQVCVNGRKEAQKQGCSVLILDTAGRLHVDDALMKELVEIDNKLMPHQVLLVCDAMTGQDAVKSAKAFNDALELDGVILTKLDGDTRGGAALSVKSVTGVPIKFVGVGEQLDKIQPFHPERMAQRILGQGDVATLLEIAQEKLDQTEIERQQQQMASGKFTLDDFLSAMRQIKRMGSMKGLLKLIPGMGQIAAALDQADGMDPDKDLRRIEAVISSMTLDERRNPDKIDRSRRNRIAAGSGSDPVVVHELLKQFDGMRSMMTKMAGMSALDRMKAMNSLPQLMQPGVQLGNPKERSARGPQERDKVRDLKKKQRLQAKEARKRNKKR; encoded by the coding sequence ATGTTCGAAGGCATAACCTCAAGCCTCTCCGATGTTTTCGGCAATATCGTCCGCGGCAAGCTGACCGAAGGAAACATCCGCGAGGGGATGCAGAAGGTCCGCCAGGCCCTCCTCGAAGCCGACGTCAACTACGACGTCGCCAAAGACTTCTGCGACAAAGTCACCGAACAGGCCGTCGGCGAACGCGTCCTCAAGTCCTTCAACCCGACCGAACAGATCGTCTCGATCGTCTATCAGGAACTCTGCAACCTGATGGGCCCCGTCGATCACTCGATCGAGATGCGCCGCGGCGAAGTCACCGTCCTCATGATGTGCGGCCTTCAGGGGGCCGGTAAGACCACCACCTGCGGCAAGCTGGCCCAGATGCTCCGCCAGCACGGCGCCAAGCCAATGCTCGTCGCGGCCGACCTCCAGCGCCCCGCCGCCATCGAGCAGCTCAAGGTCATCGGCCAGCAGCTCAATATCCCGGTCTACGCCGAAGAACCCGGAAAATCGAACCCGGTCCAGGTCTGCGTCAACGGCCGGAAAGAAGCCCAGAAACAGGGCTGCAGCGTCCTGATCCTCGACACCGCCGGCCGCCTCCACGTCGACGACGCGCTCATGAAAGAGCTCGTCGAGATCGACAACAAGCTGATGCCGCACCAGGTGCTGCTCGTCTGCGACGCCATGACCGGCCAGGACGCGGTCAAGAGCGCCAAGGCCTTCAACGATGCCCTCGAGCTCGACGGCGTCATCCTCACCAAGCTCGACGGCGACACCCGCGGCGGGGCCGCCCTCTCGGTCAAGTCGGTCACCGGCGTCCCGATCAAGTTCGTCGGGGTCGGTGAACAGTTGGACAAGATCCAGCCGTTCCACCCGGAACGAATGGCGCAGCGGATCCTCGGCCAGGGGGATGTCGCGACCCTGCTGGAGATCGCGCAGGAGAAACTTGATCAGACGGAAATCGAACGCCAGCAACAGCAAATGGCGTCGGGCAAGTTCACGCTCGACGATTTCCTGTCGGCGATGAGGCAGATCAAGCGGATGGGGAGCATGAAGGGGCTCCTGAAACTGATCCCGGGGATGGGCCAGATCGCGGCGGCCCTCGATCAGGCCGATGGGATGGACCCGGACAAGGATCTGCGGCGGATCGAAGCCGTGATCTCCTCCATGACGCTTGACGAACGGCGAAATCCTGACAAAATCGATCGTTCCCGCCGAAATCGAATCGCGGCGGGGAGCGGATCCGATCCGGTGGTCGTGCACGAGCTGCTCAAGCAGTTCGACGGCATGCGGTCAATGATGACCAAGATGGCCGGCATGAGCGCCCTCGATCGGATGAAGGCCATGAATTCCCTGCCGCAGCTGATGCAGCCGGGCGTTCAATTGGGGAATCCCAAGGAACGTTCCGCCAGGGGCCCGCAGGAGCGGGACAAGGTTCGCGATTTGAAGAAGAAGCAGCGTCTGCAGGCCAAAGAGGCTCGCAAACGCAACAAGAAGCGGTGA
- the rpsP gene encoding 30S ribosomal protein S16, with amino-acid sequence MVVRIRMKRLGRTHRPFYRICVMDKLQARDAEAIEEVGTYDPMVKDKSKRVTMNLERIKYWVSVGAQPSDKVAVLIKKFETNSWGAEKPPAPLTPPKEKKAPEAAAAEGEAPAEAPAEG; translated from the coding sequence GTGGTTGTTCGTATTCGGATGAAGCGCCTGGGTCGGACGCACCGCCCGTTCTACCGTATTTGCGTCATGGACAAGCTCCAGGCCCGCGACGCCGAGGCGATCGAGGAAGTCGGCACCTATGACCCGATGGTCAAGGACAAGTCGAAGCGCGTCACGATGAACCTTGAGCGGATCAAGTACTGGGTTTCGGTCGGCGCGCAGCCGAGCGACAAGGTCGCGGTTCTGATCAAGAAGTTCGAAACGAACTCCTGGGGTGCTGAGAAGCCCCCGGCGCCGCTGACCCCGCCGAAGGAGAAGAAGGCTCCGGAAGCGGCCGCCGCTGAAGGTGAAGCCCCCGCGGAAGCACCGGCCGAAGGCTGA
- a CDS encoding transposase produces MPHQDLSPDVALNSRHLEKALQWLLAGTDWKTILFRHDCTWTPPLLVRAALLWAWSDEQTLQERFVTTHRLMAHLFPHHGPLAGSSQAFMKLLRRWTVPLVYLLTTALRKRIRQTLPRQWESCGLVVYGVDGSRVELPRTQSHETAYAPSFKRSIRKRRHRRQRTRTAAGAKAARVPQMWLTTLFHVGTGLPWDWRIGPADSSEREHALQMLQDLPEGSLMTADAGFVGYDFARKVLGSGRHLLVRVGANVKLLRKLGFVRESQGTVYVWPDEAAKRLDPPLVFRLIVAQGPRSPISLLTSVRDPKILSDRAVLDLYRKRWGVELFYRTLKQTFGRRKLRSLSSLNAAVELEWSLVGLWGMGLSVAVELAKAQVPLSRISMAGVLRSFRRLIRDYRHPVVRGQTLCAMLRESVTDPYERKNKASRDYTRRKKERPAGSPKITNATSQQIDQARRLKLLNRG; encoded by the coding sequence ATGCCGCATCAAGACCTGTCTCCGGATGTTGCGCTCAATTCTCGGCATCTCGAGAAAGCTCTGCAATGGCTTCTGGCTGGGACGGACTGGAAGACCATCCTCTTCCGGCACGACTGCACGTGGACGCCACCACTGTTGGTTCGAGCCGCCCTTCTGTGGGCCTGGTCCGATGAGCAGACACTGCAGGAACGGTTTGTCACGACCCACAGGCTGATGGCGCATCTGTTCCCCCATCACGGCCCTCTGGCCGGGTCGTCCCAGGCCTTCATGAAGCTCCTCCGACGCTGGACCGTTCCCCTGGTCTATCTTCTCACGACGGCTCTCCGAAAGCGGATTCGCCAGACGCTCCCCCGGCAGTGGGAATCCTGCGGTCTGGTGGTCTACGGGGTCGATGGCAGCCGAGTGGAGCTCCCTCGCACCCAGTCCCACGAGACGGCCTATGCCCCGTCGTTCAAGAGATCGATCCGGAAGAGGCGCCACCGCCGCCAACGGACGAGAACAGCCGCCGGGGCCAAGGCGGCCCGCGTTCCCCAGATGTGGCTGACGACCTTGTTCCATGTCGGGACGGGGCTTCCGTGGGACTGGCGGATCGGCCCCGCCGACAGCAGTGAGCGGGAACACGCCCTTCAGATGCTCCAGGACCTGCCCGAGGGAAGCTTGATGACGGCGGACGCCGGCTTCGTGGGCTATGACTTCGCCCGGAAAGTCCTGGGAAGCGGCCGGCATCTGCTGGTTCGGGTGGGAGCGAACGTCAAGCTTCTGCGGAAGCTGGGGTTCGTGCGGGAATCGCAAGGAACCGTCTACGTCTGGCCTGACGAGGCCGCCAAACGGCTCGATCCGCCTCTGGTGTTCCGGCTGATCGTGGCCCAGGGACCGAGATCTCCGATCTCTCTGCTCACGAGCGTCCGGGACCCGAAGATCTTGAGCGACCGGGCGGTCCTGGACCTGTACCGCAAACGCTGGGGAGTGGAACTGTTCTATCGAACCCTGAAGCAGACGTTCGGTCGACGAAAACTCCGCAGCCTGTCCTCCCTGAATGCCGCGGTCGAGCTCGAATGGTCGCTGGTCGGCCTGTGGGGCATGGGACTGTCGGTTGCAGTGGAACTGGCGAAGGCCCAGGTTCCGCTGTCTCGAATCAGCATGGCGGGAGTCTTGCGGTCGTTCCGTCGACTGATACGGGACTACCGGCATCCCGTTGTTCGAGGTCAGACGCTGTGCGCGATGCTGCGTGAATCCGTCACCGACCCGTATGAGCGGAAGAACAAGGCCAGCCGGGACTACACACGGAGGAAGAAGGAGCGGCCGGCGGGATCGCCAAAGATCACCAACGCCACGTCCCAGCAGATCGACCAGGCCAGGAGACTCAAGCTCCTCAACCGGGGTTAA
- a CDS encoding arylsulfatase yields the protein MRSLLLLTLCFLWPSLLLAAPRPNIILIITDDQGYGDLACHGNPHVHTPNIDRLASESVRLTNFHVSPTCAPTRCALMTGRHEFRSGVTHTINERERMSLKATPYPQLLQKAGYRAGIFGKWHLGDQPEYQPGKRGFDEVFIHGAGGIGQTYPGSCGDAPGNSYFSPAILHNGTFEKTKGYCTDVFFSEALNWIDRQRSQGPFYCHIATNAPHGPLDCPEEYQKRYPDLAPDLAKFYGMITNIDDNVGRLMAKLTEWKMDENTLVIFMTDNGGTVGVKDFNAGMRGQKVTPWEGGIRVPSFWRWKGTWGPKEVPELTAHLDYFRTFCDLAGASIPEDVAGRLDGRSLIPLLSQPKADWPDRTLVAHMGRWERGKVEEAKYANCSIRNARYSLVSVPAKPRQPATTPMWQLFDLQADPGQKTNIAESEPKVVESLSGAYDAWWTSILPELSNEDAPVTGTNTFHDLYWKQFPDERPRDAK from the coding sequence ATGCGCTCGCTGCTCCTGCTGACGCTGTGCTTCCTGTGGCCCTCCTTACTGCTCGCGGCCCCGCGGCCGAACATCATCCTCATCATCACCGATGACCAGGGTTACGGCGACCTCGCCTGCCACGGCAACCCGCACGTCCATACGCCAAACATCGACCGACTCGCCTCAGAGAGCGTCCGGCTCACGAACTTTCACGTCAGCCCCACCTGCGCCCCGACCCGCTGCGCCCTCATGACCGGCCGGCACGAGTTCCGCTCCGGGGTCACGCACACGATCAATGAGCGGGAGCGGATGAGCCTCAAGGCCACCCCCTATCCCCAACTCCTCCAGAAGGCGGGCTACCGGGCCGGGATCTTCGGCAAGTGGCACCTCGGAGACCAGCCGGAGTACCAACCGGGGAAGCGGGGTTTCGACGAGGTCTTCATCCACGGCGCGGGAGGGATCGGCCAGACCTATCCCGGCAGCTGCGGAGACGCCCCCGGCAACTCCTACTTCAGCCCGGCCATCCTCCACAACGGCACGTTCGAGAAGACCAAGGGCTACTGCACCGACGTCTTCTTCAGCGAAGCCCTGAACTGGATCGACCGGCAGCGGTCGCAGGGCCCGTTCTACTGCCACATCGCCACGAATGCGCCGCATGGCCCGCTCGACTGCCCCGAGGAGTACCAGAAGCGCTATCCGGATCTCGCTCCGGACCTGGCCAAGTTCTACGGGATGATTACGAACATCGACGACAACGTCGGCCGGCTGATGGCGAAGCTCACCGAGTGGAAGATGGACGAGAACACCCTCGTGATCTTCATGACCGACAACGGCGGGACCGTCGGCGTCAAGGACTTCAACGCCGGCATGCGGGGGCAGAAGGTGACGCCGTGGGAAGGGGGGATCCGGGTCCCTTCTTTCTGGCGGTGGAAGGGGACGTGGGGGCCGAAGGAGGTCCCCGAGCTGACCGCGCACCTCGACTACTTCCGGACCTTCTGCGATCTCGCGGGCGCCTCGATCCCGGAAGACGTGGCGGGACGGCTCGACGGCCGCAGCCTGATCCCTCTGCTCTCGCAGCCGAAGGCCGACTGGCCCGACCGGACGCTCGTGGCCCACATGGGGCGGTGGGAGCGGGGCAAGGTCGAGGAGGCGAAGTATGCGAACTGCAGCATCCGCAACGCGCGGTACTCGCTCGTCAGTGTTCCGGCCAAGCCCCGCCAGCCGGCGACGACTCCGATGTGGCAGTTGTTCGACCTCCAGGCCGACCCGGGGCAGAAGACCAACATTGCCGAGAGCGAGCCGAAGGTCGTGGAGTCACTCAGCGGTGCCTATGACGCGTGGTGGACTTCGATTCTTCCGGAGCTTTCGAACGAGGACGCGCCGGTGACGGGGACGAACACGTTTCATGACCTGTATTGGAAGCAGTTTCCAGACGAGCGCCCCCGAGACGCGAAGTAA
- a CDS encoding serine/threonine-protein kinase, whose amino-acid sequence MPPLSSAYEATQLMASPLAPTPVAQRAAVQIIAGTTPGLTGEMSSLLASRLRNVALVLSVGFIVFTVLGLFDVDGLTTMWHRAQWWTHLGVTMLLMLIAWRLCVRCTHAIASLRVVEFLIFASTTFEFFFNTNVAQIETAPLGFLINPVHPWIVLIFIYALYIPTTWQRAVQILGPITGLAVLATWLPSLLRPEVARVLTEQPIFVSVLANQSLAIVFSAGVAVWGVRTIGLLRREAYEARQIGQYRLKKLLGKGGMGEVHLAEHVLLRRPCAIKLIAASKAGDPQALARFEREVQATARLTHWNTIEIYDYGRTADGIFYYVMEYLPGMNLQQIVERHGPLEPARVIHLLTQVCDALQEAHQHGMVHRDIKPANIFSAYRGGVHDVAKLLDFGLVRDQFSKATDLGLTQEGLITGSPLFMSPEQASGDTPDARSDIYSLGIAAYYLLSGRVPFDADTPIKVILAHAQQPVPPLSVPDLEVPADLEAVVLKCLEKRPDDRLQSASELRDALALCGDAGQWSRDKADLWWTDCGCPEKKALDAEVCEMVC is encoded by the coding sequence ATGCCCCCTCTCTCCTCCGCGTATGAAGCGACCCAGCTGATGGCGTCGCCACTCGCGCCAACCCCCGTCGCTCAACGGGCCGCCGTCCAGATCATCGCCGGAACCACGCCCGGACTGACCGGGGAGATGAGCTCCCTCCTCGCCAGCCGGCTCCGGAACGTCGCCCTCGTGCTCTCGGTCGGCTTTATCGTCTTCACCGTCCTCGGCCTGTTCGACGTCGACGGTCTGACGACGATGTGGCACCGCGCCCAGTGGTGGACGCATCTGGGAGTGACGATGCTCCTGATGCTGATCGCCTGGCGACTGTGCGTCCGCTGCACACACGCCATCGCCTCCCTCCGGGTCGTCGAGTTCCTGATCTTCGCCTCGACGACGTTCGAGTTCTTCTTCAATACGAACGTCGCCCAGATCGAGACCGCGCCGCTCGGCTTTCTGATCAACCCGGTCCACCCCTGGATCGTCCTGATCTTCATCTACGCCCTCTACATCCCGACCACCTGGCAGCGGGCGGTCCAGATCCTCGGGCCGATCACCGGGCTCGCGGTCCTGGCGACATGGCTCCCTTCGCTGCTCCGTCCCGAAGTCGCCCGCGTCCTCACCGAGCAGCCGATCTTCGTCTCCGTCCTCGCCAACCAGTCGCTGGCGATCGTGTTCAGCGCCGGGGTCGCGGTGTGGGGAGTGCGGACGATCGGCCTGCTGCGGCGGGAAGCCTACGAGGCCCGCCAGATCGGGCAGTACCGGCTGAAGAAGCTGCTCGGCAAAGGAGGGATGGGAGAGGTCCATCTGGCGGAGCATGTCCTCCTCCGCCGGCCGTGCGCCATCAAGCTCATCGCCGCCTCGAAGGCGGGAGATCCGCAGGCGCTGGCCCGCTTCGAGCGGGAGGTCCAGGCGACCGCGCGGCTCACGCACTGGAACACGATCGAGATCTACGACTACGGCCGGACGGCGGATGGGATCTTCTACTACGTCATGGAATACCTGCCGGGGATGAACCTGCAGCAGATTGTCGAGCGGCATGGACCGCTTGAGCCGGCCCGCGTGATTCATCTGCTGACGCAGGTGTGCGACGCGCTGCAGGAGGCGCATCAGCACGGGATGGTTCATCGCGACATCAAGCCCGCCAACATTTTCTCCGCGTACCGCGGCGGCGTGCACGATGTGGCCAAGCTCCTGGACTTCGGTCTCGTCCGCGATCAGTTCTCCAAGGCGACCGACCTGGGGCTGACGCAGGAGGGGCTGATCACGGGTTCGCCGCTCTTCATGTCGCCGGAGCAGGCTTCGGGCGATACACCGGATGCCCGCAGCGACATTTACTCACTGGGGATCGCGGCGTACTACCTGCTCTCCGGGCGGGTGCCGTTCGATGCCGACACGCCGATCAAGGTGATCCTGGCTCACGCCCAGCAGCCGGTCCCGCCCCTCTCGGTTCCAGACCTGGAAGTCCCGGCGGATCTGGAGGCAGTGGTTCTCAAGTGTCTTGAGAAGCGGCCGGACGATCGGCTGCAGTCGGCCTCCGAACTGCGGGATGCCTTGGCGCTGTGCGGCGACGCGGGGCAATGGTCGCGGGACAAGGCGGACCTGTGGTGGACCGACTGCGGCTGCCCGGAGAAGAAGGCGCTCGACGCGGAAGTCTGCGAGATGGTCTGCTGA
- a CDS encoding PQQ-binding-like beta-propeller repeat protein encodes MRTGVSDDLSPRTSIVRRMRHGLAILACLATAIPALADDWPAFRGPRGDGTADAARVPLKWGPDENIRWKVPLPQPGNGSAIVVGDRVFVTSAEDPAGKRLSLICHRLLDGSLEWKQTVEIDREMPTHKTNPHAGTTPVADGQTVVVWHATGGLHAYALSGEKRWTRDFGEFRHIWGYGTSPILHGGRVILHSGPGKRVFVAALDLQSGETIWQTEEPVEGDGSNTPDRRYFGSWATPVVAKVGGQDQLIVAMPTRVVGYDPRDGKALWWCSGLRHGGGDLAYSSPLIVGNLCFMTGGFSGPAMAFTLGGTGDMTDTARLWRTEKSPQSIGTGLVVGEHVYRPNAGPGTIECLDPRSGKVLWQDRGAGGNYWSSMVLAEGRAYATAQNGKTVVFEPQSAGYVELARNDVGDATNATPAVVDGALVLRGQKSLICIGK; translated from the coding sequence ATGCGGACCGGCGTTTCCGACGACCTTTCACCTCGAACATCGATCGTCCGCCGCATGCGGCACGGGCTGGCGATCCTGGCCTGTCTCGCGACGGCGATTCCGGCCCTTGCCGACGACTGGCCCGCCTTCCGGGGACCGCGGGGGGACGGGACCGCCGACGCCGCCCGTGTCCCGCTGAAGTGGGGCCCCGACGAAAACATCCGCTGGAAAGTGCCCCTCCCGCAGCCGGGCAACGGCAGCGCCATCGTGGTGGGAGACCGCGTCTTCGTCACGAGTGCCGAAGACCCCGCCGGCAAGCGGTTGAGCCTGATCTGCCACCGCCTGCTCGACGGGTCGCTCGAATGGAAACAGACGGTCGAGATCGACCGCGAGATGCCGACGCACAAGACCAACCCGCACGCTGGAACCACGCCCGTTGCGGACGGCCAGACGGTGGTCGTGTGGCACGCCACCGGCGGACTTCATGCCTATGCCCTCAGCGGCGAGAAGCGCTGGACGCGGGACTTCGGCGAGTTCCGTCACATCTGGGGATACGGGACCTCCCCGATTCTCCACGGGGGACGCGTGATCCTGCACTCGGGACCAGGAAAACGGGTCTTCGTGGCGGCTCTCGATCTCCAGTCCGGTGAGACGATCTGGCAGACGGAGGAGCCGGTCGAAGGGGACGGGAGCAACACGCCCGACCGGCGGTACTTTGGCTCATGGGCCACGCCGGTCGTGGCCAAGGTTGGCGGGCAGGACCAGTTGATCGTGGCGATGCCGACCCGCGTCGTGGGGTATGACCCGCGGGACGGCAAGGCGCTGTGGTGGTGTTCCGGGCTGCGGCATGGCGGGGGGGACCTTGCCTATTCCTCGCCGCTGATCGTGGGGAACCTGTGTTTCATGACCGGCGGGTTCAGCGGGCCGGCGATGGCTTTCACGCTGGGCGGTACGGGGGACATGACGGACACGGCCCGTCTGTGGCGGACGGAGAAGAGCCCGCAGAGCATCGGGACGGGGCTGGTCGTTGGCGAGCACGTCTACCGGCCCAACGCCGGCCCGGGGACGATTGAGTGCCTGGATCCCCGGAGTGGAAAGGTCCTGTGGCAGGACCGGGGAGCCGGGGGGAACTACTGGAGCTCGATGGTCCTGGCGGAAGGGAGGGCGTACGCGACGGCTCAGAACGGCAAGACGGTTGTGTTTGAGCCGCAGTCGGCGGGATATGTCGAGCTCGCGCGGAACGATGTGGGGGATGCGACGAATGCCACGCCGGCGGTTGTGGATGGTGCGCTCGTTCTTCGCGGTCAAAAGTCGCTGATCTGTATCGGAAAGTGA